In one Komagataeibacter sp. FNDCR2 genomic region, the following are encoded:
- a CDS encoding SDR family NAD(P)-dependent oxidoreductase, with protein sequence MTPSKIALVTGANRGIGYSIAKHLMAAGISVIGTYHANEDEAKAAETALSQKDAKLRMLQLDIADHTSFTNFAEEVKTLLANEFEQQALNYVVQNAGNIIHTRFDAATSEQVDNQYNIHFKGPCLLTVALLPLIRDGGRILNITSAATRFYLPDHGPYAAMKAATEVISLYMAKELGARGITVNAVAPGAVASDFGGGLVRDDATVNKSLAEITPLGRVGQPDDIGAAVRGLLSDDMHWVNGQRIEVTGGQSL encoded by the coding sequence ATGACCCCATCAAAAATCGCCCTCGTCACGGGTGCCAATCGCGGCATCGGCTACAGCATCGCGAAGCATCTGATGGCCGCCGGCATCAGCGTGATCGGCACCTATCATGCCAATGAAGACGAGGCGAAGGCTGCTGAAACCGCCCTCAGCCAGAAGGACGCAAAGCTGCGCATGCTGCAGCTAGACATCGCAGATCATACGTCGTTCACGAATTTTGCAGAGGAGGTCAAAACCCTTCTCGCAAACGAGTTCGAGCAACAGGCACTGAATTACGTTGTCCAGAACGCTGGCAACATCATTCACACACGCTTCGATGCCGCGACATCCGAACAGGTCGACAATCAGTATAACATTCACTTCAAGGGCCCTTGTCTGCTGACGGTAGCCCTTCTTCCACTGATCCGTGATGGTGGCCGCATTCTCAACATCACCTCTGCCGCGACGCGCTTCTACCTGCCGGATCACGGTCCTTACGCGGCCATGAAAGCCGCGACCGAAGTCATCTCGCTCTATATGGCGAAGGAACTGGGCGCGCGGGGCATTACTGTCAATGCGGTCGCACCTGGCGCGGTCGCATCAGATTTCGGTGGCGGTCTGGTCCGTGATGATGCCACGGTCAACAAAAGTCTCGCGGAGATCACGCCGCTGGGGCGTGTCGGCCAACCCGACGACATCGGGGCCGCGGTGCGTGGCCTTCTGTCTGACGACATGCATTGGGTAAATGGCCAGCGCATCGAAGTGACGGGCGGCCAGTCACTTTGA
- a CDS encoding aldo/keto reductase, producing MTHSSANAANAGTFTIGGDLSVHRLGFGAMRITGPGIWGPPADHDEAIRTLRRLPEIGVNFIDTADSYGPDVSEWLIREALYPYRKGLVIATKGGLTRSGPDIWKPVGRPEYLLQQVHKSLRNLGVEQIDLWQLHRIDPKVPADEQFDAVRSFIDQKLIRHAGLSEVSVADIKAASKFFDVATVQNRYNLVDRISEDVLDYCTAQNIGFIPWFPLAAGDLAKPGSILDTMAGKYGAHPSQIALAWVLKRSPVMLPIPGTSKVAHLEQNVAAADISLSDEDFVALDSEGRKAFQSTP from the coding sequence ATGACCCATTCATCCGCTAATGCCGCCAACGCGGGCACTTTCACGATCGGTGGCGATCTCAGCGTTCATCGGCTTGGCTTCGGCGCGATGCGCATCACAGGCCCGGGCATATGGGGACCGCCCGCCGATCATGATGAGGCCATCCGCACGCTGAGGCGCCTTCCGGAGATCGGCGTCAACTTCATCGACACCGCCGATTCCTACGGTCCCGATGTCTCGGAATGGTTGATCAGGGAAGCGCTGTACCCGTACCGCAAGGGCCTCGTGATCGCGACCAAGGGTGGTTTGACCCGGTCGGGACCGGATATCTGGAAGCCGGTCGGGCGGCCGGAATACCTGCTGCAGCAGGTACACAAGAGCCTGCGCAATCTCGGCGTCGAGCAGATTGATCTGTGGCAGTTGCACCGGATCGATCCCAAGGTCCCGGCCGATGAGCAGTTCGATGCGGTCAGGTCCTTCATCGACCAGAAACTGATCCGTCATGCGGGGCTGAGCGAGGTGTCCGTCGCAGACATCAAGGCTGCGTCAAAGTTCTTTGACGTAGCCACCGTCCAGAACCGCTATAATCTCGTTGATCGCATCAGCGAGGACGTGCTCGATTATTGCACGGCGCAGAACATCGGGTTCATCCCCTGGTTTCCGCTCGCCGCCGGTGATCTCGCGAAGCCGGGCTCAATTCTGGACACCATGGCAGGAAAATACGGCGCGCACCCGAGCCAGATCGCACTGGCATGGGTCCTGAAACGCAGTCCGGTAATGCTGCCAATTCCCGGCACCTCGAAGGTCGCGCATCTGGAGCAGAATGTCGCTGCTGCTGACATCAGCCTCTCTGACGAGGACTTCGTGGCACTGGATTCAGAAGGCCGCAAGGCATTTCAGTCAACGCCGTAG
- a CDS encoding NAD-dependent succinate-semialdehyde dehydrogenase has protein sequence MSFYQTLNPTTETVERTFELHTAAQMKAIVDRADHVWKTDWKKRDIAARKVIMSKAADLLRRDRVAHARLIATEMGKALPDALEEIDITADILSFYADGAAEFLAPTHLKVKEGHAKIINQPLGLIYCIEPWNFPYYQLARVAGPNLMAGNVVIAKHAPNVPQCALAFEKLFHNAGAPAGVYTNIFLDNDQSAELIRDVRIRGVALTGSERAGQTVAAEAGAALKKDTMELGGSDAFIVLDDADLELAVKWATWGRFANNGQVCTAAKRMIVHEKVYDAFLAGLKKAITQFRIGDPLAEGTTHGPMSSRKALDTALAQTDEAVRAGATLVAGGKRMERTGFFMEPTILTNVSKDNPVFYQEIFGPVAVVHKVAGEHEAIELANDSPYGLGGFVFSRDLGRAERVAEAVETGMMFINTATAAAPELPFGGIKNSGFGRELSFLGIEEFINRKLIRVA, from the coding sequence ATGAGTTTTTACCAGACCCTCAACCCGACCACGGAAACCGTGGAACGCACGTTCGAACTGCACACCGCCGCGCAGATGAAGGCGATTGTCGATCGCGCGGACCATGTGTGGAAGACCGACTGGAAGAAGCGCGATATCGCCGCTCGCAAGGTCATCATGTCGAAGGCCGCCGACCTGCTGCGCCGCGACCGGGTGGCCCATGCGCGCCTGATCGCGACCGAAATGGGCAAGGCCCTGCCTGACGCGCTGGAAGAAATCGACATCACCGCTGATATCCTGTCCTTCTATGCCGATGGTGCGGCAGAATTCCTTGCCCCCACGCATCTGAAGGTTAAGGAAGGCCATGCGAAGATCATCAACCAGCCTCTGGGCCTGATCTACTGTATCGAGCCATGGAATTTCCCCTATTACCAGCTTGCCCGCGTGGCGGGGCCGAACCTGATGGCGGGCAACGTGGTCATCGCCAAGCACGCGCCCAACGTGCCGCAATGCGCGCTGGCCTTTGAAAAGCTGTTTCATAACGCGGGCGCGCCTGCTGGCGTCTATACCAATATCTTCCTCGACAACGATCAGTCGGCCGAACTGATCAGGGATGTCCGCATCCGTGGCGTCGCCCTGACCGGCAGCGAACGCGCGGGCCAGACGGTCGCGGCCGAAGCGGGGGCGGCGCTGAAGAAGGACACGATGGAACTTGGCGGCAGCGACGCGTTCATCGTGCTGGATGACGCGGACCTTGAACTGGCGGTCAAGTGGGCGACGTGGGGCCGGTTTGCCAATAACGGGCAGGTCTGCACGGCGGCCAAGCGCATGATCGTGCATGAGAAGGTCTATGACGCCTTCCTCGCGGGCCTGAAAAAGGCGATCACGCAGTTCCGCATTGGTGATCCGCTGGCCGAGGGCACCACCCATGGCCCGATGAGCAGCAGGAAGGCACTCGACACCGCACTGGCGCAGACCGACGAAGCGGTCAGGGCAGGAGCGACGCTGGTGGCCGGGGGCAAGCGGATGGAGCGGACAGGCTTCTTCATGGAACCGACCATCCTGACCAATGTGTCAAAGGACAACCCGGTCTTCTATCAGGAGATTTTCGGCCCCGTTGCCGTCGTGCACAAGGTCGCGGGCGAGCATGAGGCCATCGAACTGGCCAATGACTCACCCTATGGCCTTGGCGGGTTCGTGTTCTCGCGTGACCTTGGCCGGGCGGAACGGGTGGCCGAAGCAGTCGAAACCGGCATGATGTTCATCAACACGGCGACGGCCGCAGCCCCGGAACTGCCCTTTGGCGGGATCAAGAACTCTGGCTTTGGCCGCGAACTGTCCTTCCTGGGCATTGAGGAGTTCATCAACCGTAAACTGATCCGCGTCGCCTGA
- a CDS encoding glutathione S-transferase, whose protein sequence is MKIYDWPTGPYPARVRIALAEKNLQSDVEFVPVNLWKGEHKSSAFLAKNYSGTLPVLELDNGICLAECTAITVYLDALVGEPTLTGRTLLEKGVIQMMTKRAEIEMLDAISVYFHHATPGLGPDVELYQNREWGLRQRDKALRGMHYFDAVLRKQSFIAGEAFSMADIAVIGGFIFAAAVKLPIPQECEALLDWFARMQERPSVREQLAIVPPKR, encoded by the coding sequence ATGAAAATTTACGACTGGCCCACAGGACCTTATCCAGCCCGTGTCCGGATTGCCTTGGCAGAAAAGAATCTCCAGTCCGACGTCGAATTCGTGCCGGTTAACCTGTGGAAAGGGGAACACAAGAGCTCTGCTTTCCTCGCCAAGAATTATTCCGGAACGTTGCCAGTTCTTGAACTGGACAACGGAATTTGCCTCGCTGAATGTACGGCGATCACGGTCTATCTTGATGCGCTTGTCGGGGAACCCACGCTGACCGGTCGAACGCTGCTTGAGAAAGGCGTGATCCAGATGATGACAAAACGTGCCGAGATCGAGATGCTGGACGCCATCAGCGTCTATTTTCATCATGCCACACCGGGTCTTGGTCCAGATGTGGAACTCTACCAGAACCGGGAGTGGGGCCTCCGCCAGCGTGACAAGGCTTTGCGCGGAATGCATTACTTCGATGCGGTACTGAGGAAACAGTCCTTCATAGCTGGTGAGGCTTTCTCGATGGCGGATATTGCAGTCATCGGGGGCTTTATATTTGCAGCAGCCGTAAAATTGCCGATCCCGCAGGAATGCGAAGCACTTTTAGACTGGTTCGCGAGGATGCAGGAGCGTCCGAGTGTCCGCGAACAACTGGCAATTGTTCCGCCAAAGCGCTGA
- a CDS encoding SRPBCC family protein has protein sequence MIHVMASSVINAPVSSVWRLIRDFGTLGRWLPGVKSCVIEGDDPGDRVGAIRRVEMGDVGVIREQLLALSDVEHAVTFSIIESALPIRNYRSTITLLPITDGDRTFIRWRGQFEASAEHAASMETRMPTHIYQPAFDRLTEILALRETRS, from the coding sequence ATGATCCACGTTATGGCCAGCAGCGTCATCAATGCACCCGTTTCGTCCGTATGGAGGCTGATCCGTGATTTCGGCACCCTTGGTCGCTGGTTGCCGGGCGTGAAAAGCTGCGTGATCGAAGGCGATGATCCCGGTGATCGTGTCGGCGCGATCCGCCGTGTTGAAATGGGTGATGTCGGTGTGATCCGTGAACAGCTTCTGGCGCTGTCCGACGTGGAGCATGCAGTGACGTTCTCGATCATTGAATCGGCCCTGCCGATCCGGAACTACCGCTCGACCATCACGCTTCTGCCCATAACAGATGGCGATCGCACGTTTATCCGCTGGCGCGGCCAGTTCGAAGCATCGGCCGAACATGCTGCCAGCATGGAGACCCGGATGCCGACACACATCTACCAGCCAGCGTTCGACAGGCTGACAGAAATTCTGGCGTTGAGGGAAACGCGGTCATGA
- a CDS encoding alkene reductase — protein sequence MSSSSLFGPVRLGDLPLENRIFLPPLTRCRSTQPGDIANALMAEYYAQRTRAGCLITEGTQIEPRGQGYAWTPGIYSPEQIAGWKLVTDAVHATRRPIFAQLWHVGRVSHRALQPGHEAPIAPAAVAATGVNVFIPTGPGTGKLVPPDMPRTLSVPEIHELVEMYAQAARNALSAGFDGVEIHAANGYLINQFLSERANFRTDAYGGSLSNRLRFLREVVEAVSAVVTPDRMGVRFSPLFGTTTQERVYLGLLEDNPAETYTQAVRVLAEAGIAYVSLAEADWDNAPEMPDAFRASVRDIFGGRILCAGRYDLHKAQHVLGHGWADMIGFGRKFIANPDLPARLEHNWPLNPLDPATMYGGSAHGYTDYPFHNQ from the coding sequence TATCTTCATCTTCGTTATTCGGTCCCGTGCGACTGGGCGACCTTCCCCTTGAAAACCGGATCTTCCTGCCGCCACTGACACGCTGCCGCAGTACCCAGCCCGGAGACATCGCCAACGCGTTGATGGCCGAATATTACGCGCAGCGCACTCGGGCGGGTTGCCTGATTACCGAAGGCACGCAGATCGAACCCCGCGGACAGGGTTATGCGTGGACGCCGGGCATTTACTCCCCCGAACAGATCGCAGGCTGGAAACTCGTCACCGACGCGGTGCACGCAACGCGGCGGCCCATCTTTGCACAATTGTGGCATGTCGGCCGCGTCTCCCACCGCGCATTGCAGCCCGGTCATGAGGCACCGATCGCCCCGGCCGCCGTCGCGGCAACAGGCGTAAACGTGTTCATCCCCACGGGACCGGGCACGGGAAAGCTGGTCCCACCCGACATGCCGCGCACACTTTCCGTCCCCGAAATCCATGAACTGGTGGAGATGTATGCGCAGGCGGCGCGTAATGCGCTGTCCGCAGGCTTCGATGGCGTGGAGATCCACGCCGCCAATGGGTATCTGATCAACCAGTTCCTATCCGAACGCGCCAATTTCCGCACCGATGCTTATGGCGGCAGCCTGTCCAACCGCCTGCGCTTCCTGCGCGAGGTGGTGGAAGCCGTCTCCGCCGTGGTTACGCCTGACAGGATGGGCGTGCGGTTTTCCCCGCTGTTTGGCACGACCACACAAGAGCGCGTCTATCTCGGCCTGCTGGAGGACAATCCGGCGGAGACCTACACGCAGGCCGTACGCGTGCTGGCCGAGGCAGGCATCGCCTATGTCTCGCTGGCCGAGGCTGATTGGGACAACGCACCCGAAATGCCGGACGCCTTCCGCGCCAGCGTGCGCGACATCTTTGGCGGCCGCATCCTGTGCGCGGGTCGGTACGACCTGCACAAGGCGCAGCATGTGCTGGGCCATGGATGGGCGGACATGATCGGCTTTGGCCGGAAGTTCATCGCCAATCCGGACCTGCCCGCGCGGCTGGAACATAACTGGCCGCTCAATCCGCTGGACCCGGCGACGATGTATGGCGGCAGCGCGCATGGCTACACCGACTACCCTTTCCATAACCAATAA
- the bdcA gene encoding SDR family oxidoreductase: MTSFHGKSVLVLGGSRGIGAAIVRRFATDGAKVIFTYLSSPDDAQALAAETGSRAMRADSGDRDALIALIASLGPLDVLVVNSGILGAGDPLDMPPDAIDRLFRINTLAPYHAAVAAARNIPDGGRIILIGSANADRMPMTGLAAYSASKAALKGMVKGLARDFGARGITVNVVQPGPTDTDMNPADGPLKDVMHDFMAIKRHATGAEIAGLVAYLAGPEAGIITGAAYNIDGGFAA; encoded by the coding sequence ATGACCAGCTTTCATGGTAAATCCGTTCTCGTGCTGGGGGGCAGTCGCGGGATTGGGGCCGCCATCGTGCGTCGCTTCGCAACGGATGGCGCCAAAGTCATTTTCACGTATCTGTCCTCCCCTGACGATGCCCAGGCCCTGGCGGCCGAGACCGGAAGCAGGGCCATGCGCGCCGACAGTGGCGACCGGGACGCTCTCATCGCGCTGATCGCCTCGCTCGGCCCTCTCGACGTGCTGGTCGTCAATTCCGGAATTCTGGGCGCGGGTGACCCGCTGGACATGCCGCCAGATGCCATCGATCGGCTTTTCCGCATCAATACCCTCGCGCCTTATCACGCGGCGGTTGCCGCCGCACGGAATATACCTGACGGCGGCCGCATCATCCTGATCGGCTCCGCCAATGCCGACCGGATGCCGATGACTGGCCTTGCCGCCTACAGCGCCAGCAAGGCGGCACTGAAAGGCATGGTCAAGGGACTGGCGCGCGATTTCGGGGCGCGCGGCATCACCGTCAATGTTGTCCAGCCCGGCCCCACCGATACCGACATGAACCCTGCCGATGGGCCATTGAAGGACGTCATGCACGACTTCATGGCGATCAAGCGCCATGCCACGGGCGCGGAGATCGCGGGGCTGGTCGCGTATCTTGCCGGGCCAGAGGCCGGCATCATCACGGGGGCTGCATACAATATCGATGGTGGCTTCGCGGCCTGA